The following nucleotide sequence is from Candidatus Poribacteria bacterium.
TATTCTTTAGGTAACACCCCGATTTTAGCACAGTTTCTATATTTGGGCAAATTTTATAGTGAAACCCATGGTCATTTATGGTAAACTTTAGAATTAACTGTTTCTATTCCCTTCAACGGATCCATCCGTCCCGACATCTGTATTTTCCCGATTATTGTCAGTCGTCTCTGAGGTCTTCAGCATATAGACCTCCTCCAAAAATCGACTGTAGCTAATAGAACCACGTCCTCCCATTTTTTCAACAATCGGACTGGCGATGGTGCGTGCGAGTTCCGATCGGCGGTGCCCAGGCAGCGTTGCCCGCCGCGTAAGATATTCACGTATTACCCGCATCTCCCTCTCTGTCACTAACGTCGGCTGTATCCAAGCCGTATAGATAAGATCTCGTGGTGGGATGCTGATAGATTGGTTACCTACGTGTGAACCGCCGCCGGTCGGTTTCAACTCGGTGCGCGTCGTTTTAATAACAAGTGTCCCTGCTGCGAGGTCCCCTAACCGCTGCCAATTTCTGTTTAACATCATACACAGCAAACCCACGCCATAAAAGAAGGGGAGAAAATCGACAACCCGCACCAGATTCCGGATCGCAGCATCCGCGAAACCGATTGGATAGCCCCCCTCCTTGATAACACGCAAACCGAGTGCGAGTTTTCCAAAGGTTTGACCATTTGTGGTCGCCTCAAACACCATATAGTAGCCCCAGAATATCGCGAAGACAAGGATCCCACCCAACGCCCCGAGCCAATTGCCGACAATGTCTCCAAGTTCAGAGATAAATCGCCTGTTGACGTAATATCCGACAAGTGAAATCAGCGTCAGCAACGCAGTATCAATGAGTGCTGCATAGAAACGGGAGCCGATACCCGCCTGCTGAAAGTTTATATCAATTTGCTCAGGTGTTTCCACGGATACTTGTTCATTCATTTGTAAAGTAGGGACCTTTCTCTGTAAAATAGGTTGATTTTCGATACGAATCGGTGTTTAATTTAACCATGACTGCTATAGAATTCATTGCCAAAAAACAGAATACTTGGGATGAGCTTGAAACATTACTCACCCATTCACGCGGAGCGAGTGCGGGGCAACTCAATCGGCTCGGGTATCTATACCGACGTGTCACGTCCGATTTAGCGGTCGCCCGACGCGATTTCCCACAGGATCCGTGTGTCGCATATCTCAACGCGCTCGCTTCACGCGCACATGCCGCGGTCTACCAGACCTCCCCTTTCAAACGTGGCACGCTTCGTCAGTTTCTTCTTTTCGGTTTCCCGGCAGTATTCCGTGAAAACCTCAGCTTCATCGGCGCAGCGTTTGTGGTGTTCACGGTCTCATTTGCGGCAGCATATTGGATCGCTTTGAGCACCCCGGAACTTGCGGAACAAATTGTTCCTGAACACTTTGCCTCTGGAACAACACATCAGCAGAAAACCGAAATTTATTTGCTTCCTTTGTAATGACCAACAACATTCGGGTTGCGTTTTTTGCCTTTGCTGGCGGCATCATATTTATGGTTGGCAGTGCCTACATTTTAGTTATCAACGGTATTGTCATCGGTGCAATCGCAGGCATGTGTCATGTTAACGGGGTTGCTCTCGCCCTCTGGTCGTTTGTATCGCCGCACGGCTATATTGAACTCACAACGATTTTCATTGCTGGTGGTGCCGGGTTAAAGTTAGGATACGCCCTTATCGCGCCCTCGCTGCTTACGCGGAAACGGACTTTGACGGACGCGGCGAGGACCGCTATTCAGTTGCTCGGTGGAAGCGTTGCCTTGCTTGTCGTTGCGGGGATTATTGAAGGTTTCGTGTCGCCTTCGGGTTTACTCCCCTCCGTCAAAATCGGATTCGGTGCGTTGACGGGCATCCTGCTGTTCACCTACCTCTTTGCAGTGAAAGCTGGATAATCTTTTTAATTTTACCTTGCGGTTCGGTCAGGTGCGTCTGAAGCCTTGACGTTCCTTCCCGTATATCCGCTCTCCAAATGTAAAGCAAAGACAAATTATGCCATTTAAGGCATAATTTCATTACGAGCTACGAGCTTTGGTTTCCTTTCTTTTATTCACCTGTTCAACTCCAGTCGTCCGAGATGGACACAGCCTCTCAGGTGCCATAAATCGCAAACTTCAAATTTGAGACTTGGCTTTCAGTTCCAAGTACTTATTCACGACCGCCATTGTCAACTGATGCGCAGGCACATCAATCGTGATAACCCCTCGACGCCGGAGAATATCTAACGTTGCCTGTTTCTCCTGCAACAACCGCTCAGCGATCGCCTTCTCGTAAACCGACTTGGAATCTGTAGACTGCTGTTCCGCCAATTCAACGATACCGGAATCTGTCAAGGTCACACAAGCAACGAGGTGATGCTTAGAGAGTTGCGACACATAGGCAGCGATCCCTTCAGCAGAATCGCTATCCAAGATGTCCGTAAATAGGATAATGAGTGCACGTTTGCGCTGCTTCGTAGCGAGATACTTGAACGCCGCTTCAAAATCGGGTTCAACGGAATAAACAGGGAGCGCGTAGATCGTTTCGAGCATCGTGAGAAACTGTTTTTTGCCGGGCTTCGGTGCAAGGTATTGATGAACGGTATCCGCAAAAGCGATCAATCCAACCTTATCCCCTTTGAGCGTCGAGACATACGCCGTCATCAGAGTTGTGTTAATAGCATAATCCAATTTAAGCATCATCGGCAGCATTTGACCCGCAACTTGTGTTTTTAAGTTTTGTATCGGAGGCGAGTTGCGAATCAAATCAGGATGATCGGGATCGCGAACTTTCCGAGACTTCTGCGATAGAATCTCTGTTGAGCGGGGTGCGGTCGCATCCAAAAGGATCGGCGAAGCCATGAGTCTCCCAGTGTCCAACATAATGACAATATCTTGGCTCCGTTCGGTCTCAAATTCCCGAACAATCGGTTTCCGTTGCCGCGCAGTGGCATTCCAATCCATACGACGAAAGTCGTCATCAGGAAAATACTCACGGAGCCGCTCCATCTCGGTGCCTTCCCCGAATCGCCGTGAATTCTTCAGTCCAATCTGATGGAGCATCCCCCGCTTCACTAAGAGTTCATATTGTCGAACGGCTTGTAGGTTCGGATAAACCTTTATTTCCGTCGCCGCTGGGACACGCCGTTGCCGGACGACAAGTCCCAAGATCCCCTGACCCCGCAGATGTATATCTACGAACTGATAAATCCCGCGTCGTAACGGGGTCAGGCGATACACTATATCTGTCTGGTCCATCGGGGAAACAGAGCAATCGTGGACGACCGCATCGAACAGAAACTCGTCGGGAAAATCGTCTTTGAGACGCATCTTGAGCTGGTAGCGCGAGCGGTTGATGACTTTCAACCTCACGACATTCTCTGCTCCCAACGAAAACTTGGAATTCATCTCACGGTGTACCTCGACGTTTTTAAAAAGCGGATTCGTAA
It contains:
- a CDS encoding RDD family protein, which produces MNEQVSVETPEQIDINFQQAGIGSRFYAALIDTALLTLISLVGYYVNRRFISELGDIVGNWLGALGGILVFAIFWGYYMVFEATTNGQTFGKLALGLRVIKEGGYPIGFADAAIRNLVRVVDFLPFFYGVGLLCMMLNRNWQRLGDLAAGTLVIKTTRTELKPTGGGSHVGNQSISIPPRDLIYTAWIQPTLVTEREMRVIREYLTRRATLPGHRRSELARTIASPIVEKMGGRGSISYSRFLEEVYMLKTSETTDNNRENTDVGTDGSVEGNRNS
- a CDS encoding stage II sporulation protein M, with product MTNNIRVAFFAFAGGIIFMVGSAYILVINGIVIGAIAGMCHVNGVALALWSFVSPHGYIELTTIFIAGGAGLKLGYALIAPSLLTRKRTLTDAARTAIQLLGGSVALLVVAGIIEGFVSPSGLLPSVKIGFGALTGILLFTYLFAVKAG
- a CDS encoding DUF58 domain-containing protein, whose protein sequence is MHLSNRLLIFLLPVAVPIALSGVSPSLLFVGGAYMVVLFVVSAVDYLTNPLFKNVEVHREMNSKFSLGAENVVRLKVINRSRYQLKMRLKDDFPDEFLFDAVVHDCSVSPMDQTDIVYRLTPLRRGIYQFVDIHLRGQGILGLVVRQRRVPAATEIKVYPNLQAVRQYELLVKRGMLHQIGLKNSRRFGEGTEMERLREYFPDDDFRRMDWNATARQRKPIVREFETERSQDIVIMLDTGRLMASPILLDATAPRSTEILSQKSRKVRDPDHPDLIRNSPPIQNLKTQVAGQMLPMMLKLDYAINTTLMTAYVSTLKGDKVGLIAFADTVHQYLAPKPGKKQFLTMLETIYALPVYSVEPDFEAAFKYLATKQRKRALIILFTDILDSDSAEGIAAYVSQLSKHHLVACVTLTDSGIVELAEQQSTDSKSVYEKAIAERLLQEKQATLDILRRRGVITIDVPAHQLTMAVVNKYLELKAKSQI